From Pseudonocardia autotrophica, one genomic window encodes:
- a CDS encoding PucR family transcriptional regulator, with protein sequence MDLDDLLDREEFGLVTVVPGRRRPVLGAHVVEIGRPTRWLPPGWVLLTTGLRLGDPAEYRELVAELSDGDVAALGFGIGIVHDAIPAELVDEADRRGLPLFAVPEATPFREIVRAVDVAVLDRDRDTFRRSAAITDTLTGLLGGPEPQEALVHGLARALRCGAALHRPDGSVLAADPASGRAGAAERWTRFRGLAVTGPPVEVVDADGLFAAAVRPGGELRAWLVAGASRGAAPVPLIVRAVTLVARLLGGLTAAGDDDAARRRRDRAAELSRLVAGDGADAGRTGPAADRDRTVLVLVTGAVLADAERTLDGLRAPYLLGELDGAVVAVVGEGTPSGALPVAGSAVVVAGAPLGPGHRNARLAARRSALTGGGPVRAGDLGVLDRMVIEIGDERAAELTDGLLAPLDPTLLDTVRTWLAHRQDVPATARALHVHENSVRHRLGRVRALVGDLRDPAVLAGIYLALLAEG encoded by the coding sequence GTGGATCTCGACGACCTGCTCGACCGCGAGGAGTTCGGGCTCGTCACGGTGGTGCCGGGCCGGCGGCGCCCGGTGCTCGGCGCGCACGTCGTCGAGATCGGCCGGCCGACCCGCTGGCTGCCGCCGGGCTGGGTGCTGCTGACCACCGGGCTGCGGCTCGGCGATCCGGCCGAGTACCGGGAGCTGGTCGCGGAGCTGTCCGACGGTGACGTCGCCGCGCTCGGCTTCGGGATCGGCATCGTGCACGACGCGATCCCGGCCGAGCTGGTCGACGAGGCGGACCGCCGGGGCCTGCCGCTGTTCGCGGTGCCGGAGGCGACCCCGTTCCGGGAGATCGTCCGCGCCGTCGACGTGGCCGTGCTGGACCGCGACCGGGACACCTTCCGCCGGTCGGCCGCGATCACCGACACGCTGACCGGCCTGCTCGGCGGGCCGGAGCCACAGGAGGCTCTGGTGCACGGGCTCGCCCGCGCGTTGCGCTGCGGGGCCGCGCTGCACCGGCCGGACGGGTCGGTGCTCGCCGCCGATCCGGCGTCCGGGCGGGCCGGTGCCGCGGAACGCTGGACCCGGTTCCGCGGGCTCGCCGTCACCGGGCCACCGGTCGAGGTGGTGGACGCCGACGGGCTGTTCGCCGCCGCCGTCCGGCCGGGTGGTGAGCTGCGGGCCTGGCTGGTGGCGGGGGCGTCGCGCGGAGCGGCGCCGGTCCCGCTGATCGTGCGGGCGGTGACACTCGTGGCGCGGCTGCTCGGCGGGCTCACCGCGGCCGGGGACGACGACGCGGCCCGCCGGCGCCGGGACCGGGCCGCCGAGCTGAGCCGGCTGGTCGCCGGGGACGGAGCGGACGCCGGGCGCACCGGCCCGGCCGCCGACCGGGACCGGACGGTGCTCGTGCTGGTCACCGGGGCGGTGCTCGCCGACGCCGAGCGCACGCTGGACGGTCTGCGCGCGCCCTACCTGCTCGGCGAGCTCGACGGCGCGGTGGTGGCCGTCGTCGGGGAGGGGACGCCCTCCGGTGCGCTGCCGGTGGCGGGATCGGCCGTCGTCGTGGCCGGTGCGCCGCTGGGGCCCGGCCACCGCAACGCCCGGCTCGCCGCCCGCCGCTCGGCGCTGACCGGCGGGGGGCCGGTCCGGGCCGGGGACCTCGGCGTCCTGGACCGGATGGTGATCGAGATCGGTGACGAGCGGGCCGCGGAGCTGACCGATGGGCTGCTCGCGCCGCTGGATCCGACCCTGCTCGACACGGTCCGGACCTGGCTGGCGCACCGCCAGGACGTGCCCGCGACCGCGCGGGCGCTGCACGTGCACGAGAACAGCGTCCGGCACCGGCTCGGCCGGGTGCGGGCGCTGGTGGGGGACCTGCGGGACCCGGCCGTGCTGGCGGGGATCTATCTGGCGCTGCTGGCCGAGGGGTGA
- a CDS encoding aminotransferase family protein yields MSAFWHPFAAMHSVRDNPVTITRGEDVWVYDDAGTRYLDGTASLWYANVGHGRREIVDAVAEQLGRLEAYSTFTDFTNEPAERLADEIAARAPLDGGKVFFTSGGGDSIETAAKLAREYFGAIGEPQRTVLLHREHSYHGTHGLGTSLAGIPGNRLAGPFVPDVVQTPWDDAAGLEKAIVDLGAERVAAFFCEPVIGAGGVLPPPEGYIEAAAEVCRRHGVLFVADAVICGFGRLGDWFGVERFGVRPDIAVFAKGVTSGYQPLGGIVASERIAAPFWDTPGRMFRHGQTYAGHPAACAAGSATIALMERDGLLARADELEPQLLERLRGIADHPLVDHARGGTGVLGALAFDPERLAGAPDLPQRVFRAARERGVLIRPMGSAVGFSPPLTTTAEHLDLLAEVTAAALDDVAAGR; encoded by the coding sequence ATGTCCGCGTTCTGGCATCCGTTCGCCGCCATGCACTCCGTCCGCGACAACCCGGTGACGATCACCCGCGGCGAGGACGTCTGGGTCTACGACGACGCGGGAACCCGCTACCTCGACGGCACCGCGAGCCTCTGGTACGCCAACGTCGGTCACGGCCGGCGGGAGATCGTCGACGCCGTCGCCGAGCAGCTCGGGCGGCTGGAGGCGTACTCGACGTTCACCGACTTCACTAACGAGCCCGCCGAGCGGCTCGCCGACGAGATCGCCGCCCGCGCCCCGCTCGACGGCGGCAAGGTCTTCTTCACCAGCGGCGGCGGCGACTCGATCGAGACCGCGGCCAAGCTCGCCAGGGAGTACTTCGGCGCGATCGGCGAACCGCAGCGGACGGTGCTGCTGCACCGTGAGCACAGCTACCACGGCACCCACGGCCTGGGCACCTCGCTGGCCGGCATCCCGGGCAACCGGCTGGCCGGGCCGTTCGTGCCGGACGTCGTGCAGACCCCGTGGGACGATGCCGCCGGCCTGGAGAAGGCGATCGTCGATCTCGGCGCGGAGCGGGTCGCGGCGTTCTTCTGCGAGCCGGTGATCGGTGCGGGCGGCGTGCTGCCGCCCCCGGAGGGCTACATCGAGGCCGCCGCCGAGGTCTGCCGCCGGCACGGGGTGCTGTTCGTCGCCGATGCCGTCATCTGCGGGTTCGGCCGGCTCGGCGACTGGTTCGGGGTGGAGCGCTTCGGGGTCCGCCCGGACATCGCCGTGTTCGCCAAGGGCGTGACGTCGGGCTACCAGCCGCTCGGCGGGATCGTGGCGTCCGAGCGGATCGCCGCGCCGTTCTGGGACACCCCTGGCCGGATGTTCCGGCACGGCCAGACCTACGCCGGTCATCCCGCGGCGTGCGCCGCGGGCAGCGCGACGATCGCCCTGATGGAGCGGGACGGCCTGCTCGCCAGGGCGGACGAGCTGGAGCCGCAGCTGCTGGAGCGGCTGCGGGGGATCGCCGACCACCCCCTGGTCGATCACGCGCGCGGGGGCACCGGTGTGCTCGGCGCGCTCGCGTTCGATCCGGAGCGGCTCGCCGGGGCACCGGACCTGCCGCAGCGGGTCTTCCGCGCGGCCCGCGAGCGCGGTGTGCTGATCCGCCCGATGGGCTCGGCCGTCGGCTTCTCCCCGCCGCTGACCACCACGGCCGAGCACCTCGACCTGCTCGCCGAGGTGACCGCGGCCGCCCTGGACGACGTCGCCGCCGGCCGGTAG
- the rimI gene encoding ribosomal protein S18-alanine N-acetyltransferase: protein MSTTVTIGPLYRADAERCAELEQLLFAGDDPWSAQAFRDAVTSGQAYLAARTDAGLVGYAGLAIVAGPPQAEAEVHTIGVDPAWQRHGIGRALLAKLLEVADELRATVFLEVRTDNEPARTLYERHGFEIVGIRKRYYRPSGADAHTMRRDRRGD, encoded by the coding sequence ATGAGCACGACCGTGACGATCGGGCCGCTCTACCGGGCCGACGCCGAGCGCTGTGCGGAGCTGGAGCAGCTGCTGTTCGCCGGCGACGACCCGTGGAGCGCGCAGGCGTTCCGGGACGCCGTCACCTCCGGACAGGCCTACCTGGCCGCCCGCACGGACGCCGGGCTGGTCGGCTACGCGGGGCTCGCGATCGTCGCCGGGCCGCCGCAGGCGGAGGCCGAGGTGCACACGATCGGCGTCGACCCGGCCTGGCAGCGGCACGGGATCGGCCGGGCCCTGCTGGCGAAGCTGCTGGAGGTCGCCGACGAGCTGCGCGCCACCGTGTTCCTGGAGGTGCGGACCGACAACGAGCCGGCCCGCACGCTGTACGAGCGGCACGGCTTCGAGATCGTCGGCATCCGCAAGCGCTACTACCGCCCCTCCGGCGCCGACGCGCACACCATGCGCCGCGACCGGCGCGGCGACTGA
- the tsaB gene encoding tRNA (adenosine(37)-N6)-threonylcarbamoyltransferase complex dimerization subunit type 1 TsaB — translation MLVLALDTATPVVTAGLVSLADSPRALAVRAHDGRRHGELLMPAVRALCAETGRTLSEVGAVVVGVGPGPFTGLRVGIASAAALGHALGVAVHGVCSHDALALAAAGIDEPGAEHPQGGPGNLLVVTDARRREVYWAAYDPAARRLSGPAVEPPERLADRLGELAIGTVVGDPAFADRLGVAITGPAAPTPAGLAGVAAAALRAGREPEPLEPLYLRRPDAVEPTGRKRVTA, via the coding sequence GTGCTGGTACTGGCCCTGGACACCGCGACCCCGGTCGTCACCGCAGGCCTGGTCTCGCTGGCGGACAGCCCGCGGGCCCTCGCCGTCCGCGCGCACGACGGTCGCAGGCACGGCGAGCTGCTGATGCCCGCCGTCCGCGCGCTGTGCGCGGAGACCGGGCGGACGCTGTCCGAGGTCGGCGCCGTCGTCGTCGGCGTCGGGCCGGGGCCCTTCACCGGGCTGCGGGTCGGGATCGCCTCGGCCGCCGCGCTCGGGCACGCGCTCGGCGTCGCCGTGCACGGCGTCTGCTCGCACGACGCGCTCGCGCTCGCCGCGGCCGGGATCGACGAGCCGGGCGCGGAGCATCCGCAGGGCGGGCCGGGCAACCTGCTCGTGGTGACCGACGCGCGCCGCCGCGAGGTGTACTGGGCGGCCTACGACCCGGCGGCCCGCCGGCTCAGCGGTCCCGCCGTCGAACCGCCGGAGAGGCTGGCCGACCGGCTCGGCGAGCTCGCGATCGGGACGGTCGTCGGGGACCCGGCGTTCGCCGACCGGCTCGGCGTCGCGATCACCGGTCCCGCCGCTCCCACGCCGGCCGGCCTGGCCGGGGTTGCCGCGGCCGCGCTGCGGGCCGGCCGGGAGCCCGAACCGCTCGAGCCGCTGTACCTGCGCCGCCCGGACGCCGTCGAGCCCACCGGCCGCAAGCGCGTCACCGCATGA
- the tsaE gene encoding tRNA (adenosine(37)-N6)-threonylcarbamoyltransferase complex ATPase subunit type 1 TsaE codes for MIPAAGAAAVRRELPTVADTECFGEELGRELVAGDVLLLAGPLGAGKTALVRGLARGLGVTGQVASPTFVIAREHPASGDGPALVHVDAYRLGGPDGSVDVAAELDDLDLDTELDRAVVAVEWGIGVADRLTERAVEVVLERRDDETRVATLRRTARP; via the coding sequence ATGATCCCCGCGGCGGGTGCCGCCGCGGTGCGCCGGGAGCTGCCGACCGTCGCCGACACCGAGTGCTTCGGCGAGGAGCTGGGCCGCGAGCTCGTCGCCGGGGACGTGCTGCTGCTGGCCGGTCCGCTCGGCGCGGGCAAGACCGCGCTGGTCCGGGGCCTGGCCCGCGGCCTCGGGGTGACCGGGCAGGTCGCCTCGCCGACCTTCGTGATCGCCCGCGAGCACCCGGCGTCCGGGGACGGGCCGGCGCTGGTGCACGTCGACGCCTACCGGCTGGGCGGCCCCGACGGCTCCGTCGACGTCGCCGCCGAGCTCGACGATCTCGACCTGGACACCGAGCTGGACCGGGCGGTCGTCGCCGTCGAGTGGGGGATCGGGGTCGCCGACCGGCTCACCGAGCGCGCCGTCGAGGTCGTGCTGGAACGCCGGGACGACGAGACCAGGGTCGCCACGCTGCGCCGCACCGCACGCCCGTAG
- a CDS encoding alpha/beta fold hydrolase, which produces MSRRGWTVAGIAGGLVGAAGAAAGAGVAAQRRKIASARRSLATEMAEHGGTPSPGRIGEESSVMADDGIRLACEEVAPADGSEPAVTVVLVHGFALDRRTWQEQRPFLAGMTDPSVRMVLYDQRSHGRSERAPQESCTIDQLGRDLDAVIRALVPEGPLVLVSHSMGGMTVMALAEQHPELFHERVAAVALVSTSAGEMAASGLPGTFLSRRNPVIRTLGGLAAWQPGLVETGRRALGDIIWAITKRFAYGDRQVDPRMVDLVDTMIDSNAVGALTDFVDTLGTHDRLAALPGLCCAEVLVLAGDGDRIIPYRHSEVIADAIPTARLVRLPGVGHVPMLEQPEKVDAELDALIGRSLERTRGGGFRRRRPEHGPDRVPGAGDAGSRPRRRSGVLRGAGRAKRKGHE; this is translated from the coding sequence GTGAGCCGCAGGGGTTGGACGGTCGCGGGGATCGCCGGTGGCCTGGTCGGCGCGGCGGGTGCCGCCGCCGGTGCCGGGGTCGCCGCGCAGCGCCGCAAGATCGCCTCGGCGCGGCGCAGCCTGGCCACCGAGATGGCCGAGCACGGCGGTACGCCCTCGCCCGGCCGGATCGGCGAGGAGAGCTCGGTGATGGCCGACGACGGCATCCGCCTCGCCTGCGAGGAGGTCGCGCCCGCCGACGGGTCCGAGCCCGCCGTGACCGTCGTACTCGTACACGGCTTCGCGCTGGACCGGCGGACCTGGCAGGAGCAGCGCCCGTTCCTGGCCGGGATGACCGATCCGTCGGTGCGGATGGTGCTCTACGACCAGCGCAGCCACGGCCGCTCCGAGCGGGCGCCGCAGGAGAGCTGCACCATCGACCAGCTCGGCCGTGATCTCGACGCGGTGATCCGCGCGCTGGTCCCGGAGGGGCCGCTGGTGCTGGTGTCGCACTCGATGGGCGGCATGACGGTGATGGCGCTCGCCGAGCAGCATCCGGAGCTGTTCCACGAGCGGGTCGCCGCGGTGGCGCTGGTGTCGACGTCGGCGGGGGAGATGGCGGCGTCCGGGTTGCCGGGCACGTTCCTGTCCCGCCGCAACCCGGTGATCCGCACGCTCGGCGGGCTCGCCGCCTGGCAGCCGGGCCTGGTCGAGACCGGGCGCCGCGCGCTCGGCGACATCATCTGGGCGATCACCAAGCGGTTCGCCTACGGCGACCGGCAGGTCGATCCGCGGATGGTCGACCTGGTCGACACGATGATCGACTCCAACGCGGTGGGTGCGCTCACCGACTTCGTCGACACCCTCGGCACGCACGACCGGCTCGCGGCACTGCCCGGCCTGTGCTGCGCCGAGGTGCTGGTGCTCGCCGGTGACGGCGACCGGATCATCCCCTACCGGCACAGCGAGGTGATCGCCGACGCGATCCCGACCGCGCGGCTGGTGCGGCTGCCCGGGGTCGGGCACGTGCCGATGCTGGAGCAGCCGGAGAAGGTCGACGCCGAGCTGGACGCGTTGATCGGGCGGAGCCTGGAACGCACCCGTGGTGGCGGGTTCCGGCGCAGGCGTCCCGAGCACGGCCCGGACCGGGTCCCCGGAGCCGGCGACGCGGGGTCCCGGCCCCGGCGGCGCTCCGGCGTCCTGCGGGGGGCCGGCCGGGCGAAGCGGAAGGGGCACGAATGA
- the alr gene encoding alanine racemase, which yields MPATEPVPGAATATPPAGGPRAEALIELDAVRHNVALLSGAAARSGAETMVVVKADGYGHGAPGVARAALSAGATRLGVATLDEALAVRSAGIDAPLLSWLHLPDEDFAAAVAAGVELSVSSREHLAAVLAGARAAGRPVRLHLKADTGLSRNGCPPGEWAGLVDDAEVAAADGTAELTAVWSHLARADEPGDPSIDAQAARLHEAVAHVRARGFAPLRHLANSAATLTRPDLHLDLVRTGIAAYGLDPIAQPADSPLRPAMTLRGRVALVKTVPAGEGVSYGHEFVSTGPRVLALVPLGYADGVPRRGNDRGRMRVRIGGTIRPVAGRVCMDQFVVDCGTPGALEVAVGDPVELFGTGAADGPTAREWADELGTIHYEIVTGIKGRVRRTVRDGGGA from the coding sequence CTGCCTGCCACCGAACCCGTGCCCGGTGCGGCTACCGCCACACCACCGGCCGGCGGACCGCGCGCCGAGGCCCTGATCGAGCTGGACGCCGTGCGGCACAACGTCGCACTGCTGTCCGGGGCGGCGGCGCGCTCCGGCGCCGAGACGATGGTCGTGGTGAAGGCCGACGGCTACGGCCACGGCGCACCCGGCGTCGCACGGGCCGCGCTCTCGGCCGGGGCGACCCGGCTCGGTGTGGCGACCCTCGACGAGGCACTCGCGGTGCGCTCCGCCGGGATCGACGCGCCGCTGCTGAGCTGGCTGCACCTGCCCGACGAGGACTTCGCCGCCGCCGTCGCGGCCGGGGTGGAGCTGTCGGTGTCCTCCCGCGAGCATCTCGCCGCGGTGCTCGCCGGTGCCCGCGCCGCGGGCCGGCCGGTCCGGCTGCACCTCAAGGCCGACACCGGGCTCAGCCGCAACGGCTGCCCGCCCGGCGAGTGGGCCGGCCTGGTCGACGACGCCGAGGTGGCCGCCGCCGACGGGACCGCCGAGCTCACCGCCGTCTGGTCGCACCTGGCCCGGGCCGACGAGCCCGGCGACCCGAGCATCGACGCCCAGGCGGCCCGGCTGCACGAGGCCGTCGCGCACGTCCGCGCCCGCGGCTTCGCCCCGCTGCGCCACCTCGCCAACTCCGCGGCCACGCTGACCCGCCCGGACCTGCACCTCGACCTGGTCCGGACCGGGATCGCCGCCTACGGCCTGGACCCGATCGCGCAACCGGCGGACAGCCCGCTGCGCCCGGCGATGACGCTGCGCGGGCGGGTCGCGCTGGTGAAGACGGTCCCGGCCGGCGAGGGCGTGTCCTACGGCCACGAGTTCGTGTCGACCGGACCGCGGGTGCTGGCGCTGGTCCCGCTCGGCTACGCCGACGGCGTCCCGCGCCGCGGGAACGACCGCGGCCGGATGCGGGTGCGGATCGGCGGCACGATCCGGCCGGTCGCCGGGCGGGTGTGCATGGACCAGTTCGTCGTCGACTGCGGGACGCCCGGTGCGCTCGAGGTCGCCGTCGGGGACCCGGTGGAGCTGTTCGGTACCGGCGCCGCCGACGGGCCGACCGCCCGCGAGTGGGCCGACGAGCTCGGCACCATCCACTACGAGATCGTCACCGGGATCAAGGGCCGGGTACGGCGGACGGTGCGCGACGGAGGAGGGGCGTGA